Genomic window (Pseudomonas hydrolytica):
GTTCAGCCTGCTGGTGCTGGTGCTGCTGTTCCGTCCCACCGGCATCCTTGGCCGCCCGGAGGTGGAAAAGGTATGAGCCTCACCACCATCAAGAGCCTCAAATCCGCGATTTTCAGCGCCCTGCTGGTGCTGATCATCTCCTACCCGGTCCTGGGCCTGAAGCTGACCACCGTGGGCATCAGCCTGCGCGTGGAAGGCGCCACCGCCTTCGAACTCTGGTGCATCGGCGGCGCCGCCGCGCTGATCTTCCTCTGGCAACTGCTGCGTGACCGCATCACCCCGGCCTGGGCCCAACTGCCCAAGCTGCCCAGCGGCTCCGGCCAGATCGGCAACTTCCTCACCCTGCCCTCCACCCAGCGCTGGATCATCCTGGCGATGGTCATGGTGGCACTGGTGTGGCCGTTCTTCGCCAGCCGCGGCGCGGTGGACATCGCCACGCTGATCCTGATCTACGTGATGCTCGGCCTCGGCCTGAACATCGTCGTGGGCCTGGCCGGTCTGCTCGACCTGGGCTACGTCGGTTTCTACGCCGTCGGCGCCTACAGCTACGCGATCCTGGCGCACTACTTCGGTCTGGGCTTCTGGATCTGCCTGCCGCTGGCCGGCATGATGGCGGCGCTGTTCGGCTTCCTGCTGGGCTTCCCGGTGCTGCGCCTGCGCGGTGACTACCTGGCCATCGTCACCCTCGGTTTCGGCGAGATCATCCGCATCCTGCTGCGCAACATGACCGAGTACACCGGTGGCCCCAACGGTCTGAGCATCGCCAACGAAAACAAGCCGACCCTGTTCGGTCTGTCCTTCGAGCGCCGCGTGCCGGCGGACATGCCGACCTTCCATGGCTTCTTCGAGATCGCCTACAACTCGCAGTACAAGGTGATCTTCCTCTACCTGATCGCCCTGCTGCTGGTGCTGCTGACCCTGTTCCTGGTCAACCGCCTGCTGCGCATGCCGATCGGTCGCGCCTGGGAAGCCCTGCGCGAGGACGAGATCGCCTGCCGTGCACTGGGTCTGAACCCGACCGTGATCAAGCTCTCGGCCTTCACCATCGGCGCCAGCCTGGCAGGTTTCGCCGGCAGCTTCTTCGCCGCGCGTCAGGGCCTAGTGACGCCGGAGTCGTTCACCTTCATCGAGTCGGCGATGATCCTCGCCATCGTGGTACTCGGCGGCATGGGCTCGCAGCTGGGCGTGATCCTCGCTGCCATCGTCATGGTGATGCTGCAGGAAATGCGGGAACTGAGTGAGTACCGCATGCTGTTCTTCGGTCTGGTCATGATCTTCATGATGATCTGGCGCCCGCAAGGGTTGCTGCCGATGCAACGTCCCCACCTGGAGCTGAAGCGATGAGCCGCACGATTCTCGAAGTAAGCGGCCTGACCATGCGTTTCGGCGGCCTGCTGGCCGTCAACGAGGTGGGCCTCAACGTCAAGGAAAAGCAGGTGGTCTCGATGATCGGCCCGAACGGCGCCGGCAAGACCACCGTGTTCAACTGCCTGACCGGCTTCTACCAGCCGACCTCCGGCAGCATCCGCCTGAACGGCGAGTCGATCGAAGGCCTGCCGGGCCACAAGATCGCGCGCAAGGGCGTGGTGCGGACCTTCCAGAACGTGCGTCTGTTCAAGGACATGACCGCGGTGGAAAACCTGCTGGTGGCCCAGCATCGCCACCTCAACACCAGCTACCTGGCCGGCCTGTTCAAGACCCCGGGCTTTCGCCGCAGCGAACGCGAGGCCATGGATTTTGCCGCCTACTGGCTGGAGCAGGTCAACCTGGTGGACTTCGCCAACCGCAGTGCCGGTACCCTGGCCTACGGTCAGCAGCGTCGCCTGGAAATCGCCCGCTGCATGATGACGCGCCCGAGCATCCTGATGCTCGACGAGCCGGCCGCCGGCCTCAACCCGCGCGAGACCGAAGACCTCAAGGCGCTGATCGGCGTGCTGCGTGACGAACACAACGTCACCGTGCTGCTGATCGAGCACGACATGAAGCTGGTGATGAGCATTTCCGACCACATCTACGTGATCAACCAGGGCACTCCCCTGGCCGACGGCACGCCGGACGACATCCGCAACAACCCGGACGTGATCAAAGCCTATCTGGGGGAGGCGTAATCCATGCTGAGCTTCAACAACGTCTCAACCTTCTACGGCAAGATCCAGGCGCTGCACGATGTCAGCATCGAAGTGCAGAAAGGCGAGATCGTCACCCTGATCGGTGCCAACGGCGCCGGCAAGTCGACCCTGCTGATGACCCTGTGCGGCAACCCGCGCGCCACCAGCGGCAGCATCCGTTACCTGGGTGAAGAGCTGGTGGGCATGGATACCCCGGAGATCATGCGCAAGAGCATCGCCATCGTGCCGGAAGGCCGTCGCGTGTTCGCCCGCCTGACCGTCGAGGAAAACCTGGCCATGGGCGGCTTCTTCGGCGACAAGGCGGAGAATCAGGCGCAACTGGACAAGGTCCTGCACCTGTTCCCGCGCCTGAAGGAGCGCTTCGCCCAGCGTGCCGGCACCATGAGCGGTGGCGAGCAGCAGATGCTCGCCATCGGCCGTGCCTTGATGAGCAAGCCCAACCTGCTGCTGCTCGACGAGCCGTCGCTGGGTCTGGCGCCGATCATCATCCAGCAGATCTTCGACATCATCGAGCAACTGCGCAAAGACGGCGTGACCATCTTCCTGGTCGAGCAGAACGCCAACCAGGCGCTGAAGCTGGCCGATCGTGGCTATGTGCTGGAGAACGGCCACATCGTCATGCAAGGTAGCGGCGAAGAGCTGCTCAACGACCCGAAGGTACGCGACGCCTACCTCGGTGGCTGAGCGCAACCTGCGACATGGAAACCGCCCTTCGGGGCGGTTTTTTTATTTTCCGGGATGCATTTGGACGACGCCTGGCTGGTGCGCGGGGCGTAGCCAACGAAACGGCAAAGTCTTAAGCGAATATTTCCGCCCCCTTGCACCCTCCTCCCCGGGGATTAGGCTCAGGGTCTCAAGCCTTGCGAGACCACGCCCATGCGCAAATCCCTGCTCCTGCTACTGGTCCTCAGCCTGCTGCTCGGTGCCTGCAGCCGCATCGACCTGGCCTACCGCAATCTGGACCGGCTGATTCCCTGGAAGCTCGGCGACTACGTGGCCCTGAACAGCGAACAGAAGGCCTGGCTCAAACCGCAGCTGCAGGAGCACCTGAGCTGGCACTGCAGCGTGGAGTTGCCGCGCTATGTGGATTGGCTGGAGCGTAGCCGGCAAGCGCTGAGCAGCCGCGACAGCCAGGCTCTGGCCGGCCAGCTGGAAGCCTTCGACAGCGCCATGCAGCGCATCGCCGTGGAGATCACCCCGAGCGCCACCGAGCTGCTGCGCGGCCTGAGCCCGCGCCAGGTGGAGCAACTGTTCGCCGCCCTCGACGAGCAGAACGCCGAACTGCGCGAAGAGTTTCTCGAACCGCCGCTGGAGCAGCAGATCGCCCGCCGCGCCGAGCGCATGAGCGAGCGCCTGCAGCCCTGGTTCGGCAAGCTCAACGCGGCGCAGCGCCAACGGGTCGACGACTGGGCCGAGGGCCTGGGCGCGCAGAATCGGGTGTGGCTGGACAACCGCCTGGCCTGGCAGCAGGCCCTGCGCGAAGCGCTCGAGGCACGCCGCGGCGATGACTTCGACGCACGCATGGCGGCGCTGCTGCAGGAGCGCGAACGGTTCTACACCGACGCCTACAAGGCCAGCTACCAGGCCAATCGCCAGGCCATGGCCGAGATGATCGTCGACCTCATCGCGCAGGCCGACGACTCGCAGCTCAGACGGGCACAGCAGCGCCTGAGCAGCCTGCAGGCCGACCTGGCCGCGCAGCAGTGCCAAGCGGGCGAGTCGGTAGCCAGCCGTTGAAACGACGGGCGCGCGCAGCCTGCCCCTGAGCCATAGGCTGCAATCGCGGCTATAGCGCCGGCAGACGCCAGTCGATGGGGCTCATGCCGTTCTGTGCGAGGAACTGGTTGCAGCGGCTGAAATGACCGTTGCCGATGAAACCGCGATGGGCGGACAACGGCGATGGATGCGGCGAACGCAGCACCAGATGCTTGGTCGGGTCGATCAGGCGCTGCTTGCTCTGCGCATGGCTGCCCCAGAGCAGGAACACCACCTTGGGCTGATGCTCGCTGACCACCTCGATCACCCGGTCGGTGAACGGCTGCCAGCCCTTGGCCGCGTGCGAGCCGGCATTGCCGCGCTCCACCGTCAGCGAGGTGTTGAGCAGCAGCACGCCCTGATCGGCCCAGCTCTGCAGGTAGCCGTGGGCGGGGATGTCGAGATTGAGGTCGCGCTTGAGTTCCTTGTAGATGTTCACCAGCGACGGCGGCGTCTGCACGCCCGGCTGCACCGAGAAGCACAGCCCGTGCGCCTGACCCGGCCCGTGGTATGGATCCTGGCCGATGATCACCACCTTGACCTGGTCCAGCGGCGTGGAATTGAGGGCGTTGAAGATCAGCGGGCCCGGCGGATAGATCTCCTTGCCGGCGGCCTTCTCCGCCCGCAGGAACTCGCGCAGCTCCTTCATGTAGGGCTTGTCGAACTCCTCGCGCAGCGCGTGTTTCCAGCTGGCTTCGAGCTTGATGCGATCTTCGGTCATGACAGTTCCTGCAGCGACAAAACGAGTGCAGGCACGCTAGAGAAGGGGGGGATGCAAGTCAAGAAAGCGCTTGCCGGCGCCACGCAGGATGCTTTGCTAGCCTTTCCGGCATCGCCTCAACCGATGAACCCAAGCCGATGCCCACCTCTACCGATACCCTGCGCATGGCGTTGCTCAACCGCTTCCTCAAGGGCGAAGCCAGGATTCCGCAGATGCCTGAAGCCGCCGTTCGCATCCGCAAGCTGCTGGATGACCCGCGAACCTCCCTGGAACAGCTGACCCGGGTGATCACCGGCGACCCGCCGCTGGCCGCGTACCTGATGCAGTTTTCCAACACGCCCCTGCTGCGTGGCGACCGCGCCTGCAGCTCGCTGCGCGAACTGCTGAGCCGCCTGGGCACCCGCCAGCTGGCCGATCTGGTGCTGGGCTTCAGCCTGCAGCATCTGTTCACCAGTACCGAACCGGCCCTGCAGCAGGCCTTTCGCACGCGCTGGCGCAGCGCCCGAGAGCGCGCCGCCCACTGCGCGGTCCTGGCCCAGCGCACCGGCCTGTCGCTGGACGACGCCATGCTCGGCGGCCTGCTGCAGGACATCGGCAGCCTGCCGCTGCTCTCGGAGCTGGAGCACTGGCCGAACGTGCCGCGCGAGAGCGATACGCTGCACGAGCTGTGCGACCAGCTGTCCGGTGACCTCGGCGCTCTGATTCTGACGCGCTGGCAGCTGCCCTCGGCAGTGATCGAATCCACGCGCCTCTTTGGCCAATGGCAACGCCAGCATGACGGCGCTGCCGACCTGGCGGATCTGGTACTGCTGGCCAGCGCTCTGCAGAGCAACCGGTCGCTGCCCGAGCCGCTGCCGGCGCAGGCGAAGCTGGGTCTGGAGCAACCGCTCGGCGAACTGAGACAGGAGCTCGCCGACGAGCTGAACCTGTGGAAGCGCCTGCTCGCCTGAAGCCTCTGCTATGCAGCCTCATCAGGCAACTGGATGCAGCTTGCCCATGCCCACGCGGCGGTCGAGACTCTCTCGCACAGCCCGCGCAGGAGGTCACATGAGCGACTCCATCGGCATCAGCCGCGAGCGTCTGGAACAGGCGCTCGCCCACTCCACCTTCGCCCAACTGCTCGGCGCCGAGCTGCTCGACTTCGCGCCGGGCCGGGTCAGCCTGCAGGTACGCAGCCGCCCCGACCTGTGCCAGCACCATGGCTACATGCACGGCGCGGTGGTCGGTTTCATGGTCGACAGCGGTTGCGCCTGGGCCGCGGCGTCGATGGTCGGCGACGTGGTCACCAGCGAATACAAACTCAACCTGCTTGCCCCGGCGCTCGGCGAACGCCTGCTGTGCCGCGCCGAAGTGCTCAAGGCCGGGCAGCGCCAGGCAGTCTGCCGGGCCGATGTGTTCGCCCTGAAAGATGGCCAGGAGAAGCTGGTGGCCACCGGCCTGGCGACCATCGCGCGGGTGTAGCGGACGCGCGACTAGCAGGCCGTTGAAAAACGTAGGCGAGGCAGCCAGTGCAATACCGATGGCGGCCCCGCAAAAACAGCCGAAAAACGACCGGGGTCGCGTCCGACTTTACGTGTTGTAAATGAGCATTTTGATGGGGGCGCCTAGCTCGGACTCGCGCACGAGGCTGTTTTTAACGCAGCAATGGCAACGCAGGTAGTTTTCAACAGCCTGCTAGCCCTGATGCAGCGCCCGGTAATGGCTGGGCGCCATGCCCACCACCTTGCGAAACAGCCGCGAGAAGTAATAGGGGTCCTCGTAACCCAGCTGCTCGGCGACCTGACGCACCTCGATATCGCCACGGTCGAGCAGACGGCAGGCCAGCGCCATCTTCAGCTGGATGAAGTCCTGGATCGGCGCATGGCCGGTCAGCGCGCGGTAGGTCTTGGCGAAGTGAAAGCGCGAGAGCTTGAACTGCGCCGCCAGTTCGTCGAGGTTGAGGTTGCCGTGCAGGTGGGCGCGCATCACCGCCTGCACCGCTTCGATATCCAGCACCCGCCCGGATTTCAGACTGACCCGCGCCGGCAGCACCGCCAGGGAGCTGAGCATCGCCTGCAGGCGGTGCGCAGCATGGATGAAGGGCAAGGCGTTGAGGCCCTGCCGCTGCAGACCCAGCAGCGCCTCGAAGTCGCCGAGCAAACGCGGCTGCACACCGATGCGCCGCAGCGTCTGCGCGCCCAGCAGACGCAGGAAGTCCTCGCTGAGGCTGCCGTCGAAGTGCACCCAATAGATCGTCCAGGGGCTTTGCCCATCGGCGCCATAGGCATGCGGCACGTCCTTGGGCAGCAGCAGCAGATCGCCAGCAGCAACCTCGAATCGTCCATCCGTCGCTTCCAGCCAGCCCCTGCCGGAGCGGCAATAGATCAGTAGGTGATCGTCCGGCTGCAGGCGCCGCATCTGGTGTCCGGCCGCGTCAGGGTAGAAGCCCATGGCCAGGGGATAGCAGCCCGAGCTGAGCGGATGGCGTACCAGCAGGCGGCGCAGGCGCGGCGGCGTGATGAAGCGCTGCCCGCCGAGTGGCAGCGGCCAGTTGGAGGTTTCCACCCGCAGGCCCATGACGATCATTCCTTGCAAACGCTCATGAATGACAAGATCGTCCATCCGCAGGCCAAGATCGTCAATCCACAAGGCGGCGTCGAGTGGCTATAAAGAGACGGTACAAGAACAAAGGAGGCGAGCATGCCCCGTACCCTGCCGCAACTGATCGACGGTCAATGGCGCGCCAGCCAGGCTCACGAACTGATCGAAGTCACTGACCCGGCCACCCAGGAGGTGCTCGCCCTCGCCCCCAAGGCCACCGCCGAGGAAATCGAGGCGGCCGTGGCCAGCGCCCAGCAGGCCTTTCTCGCCTGGCGCGAGGTGCCGGTATCGGAGCGGGCCCGCTTGATGCTGCGCTACCAGCATCTGCTCAAGGAACATCACGACGAGTTGGCGGAGATTCTCGCCGCGGAAACCGGCAAGACCTTCGCCGATGCCAAGGGCGATGTGTGGCGCGGCATCGAAGTGGCCGAGCATGCCGCCAACATCGCCAGCCTGGTGATGGGCGAGACGGTGGAGAACGTCGCTCGCGAGATCGACACCGCCAGCTGGATTCAGCCGCTGGGCGTGTGCGTCGGCATCACCCCGTTCAATTTCCCGGCGATGATCCCGCTGTGGATGTTTCCGCTGGCCATCGCCTGCGGCAATACCTTCATCCTCAAGCCGTCGGAACAGGACCCGATGACGCCCAACCGTCTGGCCGAACTCTTCCTCGAGGCCGGCGCGCCGGCCGGGGTGCTGCAGGTGCTGCATGGCGGTCGCGAGCAGGTCGACGCCCTGCTGGTGCACCCGGCGGTACGCGCGGTGTCCTTCGTCGGCTCGGTAACGGTGGGCCAGCACGTCTACCGCACCGGCACCCAGCACCTGAAACGGGTGCAGGCCTTCGCCGGAGCCAAGAACCATATGGTGATCATGCCGGACGCGCCGAAGGATCAGGTGCTCAGCAACCTGCTCGGCGCCAGTTGCGGCGCCGCCGGGCAGCGCTGCATGGCGATCAGCGTGGCGGTGTTCGTCGGCGAGGCAAAACAGTGGATCGACGAGTTGGCGACGCAGATGGCCGCACTGCGCCCCGGTCACTGGCAGGATGGCGGCGCCGCCTACGGCCCGCTGATCAGCCCGCAGGCACGCCAGCGCGTGCTGCGCCTGATCGATGAAGGCAAGGCCGAGGGCGCCGAGTGCCTGCTCGACGGTTCGCAGTGCACGGTGGAGGGCTACCCGGACGGCAACTGGGTCGGGCCGACCCTGTTCCGCGGCGTGACGTCGAAGATGGGCCTGTACCGCGAGGAGATCTTCGGCCCGGTGCTGGTGTGCATGGAGGTGGACAGCCTGGAAGAGGCCATCGAACTGGTCAACGCCAGCCCCTACGGCAACGGCACCAGCCTGTTCACCCGCTCCGGCGGCGCCGCGCGGCACTTCCAGCACGCGGTGGAGGTCGGCCAGGTCGGCATCAACGTGCCGATTCCGGTGCCGCTGCCGTTCTTTTCCTTCACCGGCTGGAAGGGTTCGTTCTACGGCGACCTGCACGCCTACGGCAAGCAGGCGGTGCGTTTCTACACCGAAACCAAGACGGTCACGACCCGCTGGTTCGACGACAAGCCACTCGGCGAGGGTCCGAACATGACTATCCAGCTGAAATGAGAACTGGGTGATGCTTTCTTAGACTAATAGACGATCACCCGAACTGGACGAGCGGCGTAAAACGGTTCTCTGCAGAACAAAAACAAGGAGAACTGCAATGCGCCAACTCACAGCCATCCTGGCCCTGTGGGCCGGGGTTACCGCCTGCGTGCAAGCTGCCGAGCCGATCACCCTCGGGCTCAACTACCCGCGCACAGGACCATACAAGGAGGAGGGATTGGCGCAGATGCGTGGAGCCCTGCTGGCCATCGACGAGATCAATGCCGCTGGCGGCGTGCTGGGAAGGCCCCTGCGCCTGTCCAGCAAGGACACCGCCTCGCGCCCGGCCAAGGCGGAAAAGAACGTCGACAAGCTGGCCGCCGAAGGCGCGGTGATGCTCTTCGGCGGTGCCTCCAGCGCCGTGGCCATCGCCGCCGGCAAACGCGCCAAGCAGCATGGCCTGCTGTATTTCGGCACCCTCACCTACTCCAACGACACCACCGGCAAGGACGGCCACCGCTACATGTTCCGCGAGTGCAACAACGCCTGGATGAGCGCCAAGGTGCTCGGCCAGTACCTGAGCAAGACCTTGCCGAACAAGCGCTACTTCTACGTCACGGCCGATTACACCTGGGGCCATACCAGCGAGGCTTCGTTGCGCCAGGCCACTTCGAGCGACAACGCCGCCCAGCACGCCGGCGTGCGCGTCCCCTTCCCTGGCGCGCGCCTGGCCGATTATCAGGATGCCCTGACCCAGGCCGCCGCGAGCAAGGCCGACATCCTCGCCCTGGTGCTGTTCGGCGAGGACCTGGTGCGCGCCATGCGCATCGCCAAGGACCTGGGCCTGACCGAGCGCATGCAGATCGTCGCCCCCAACCTCACCCAGAGCATGGTCGAACAAGCCGGCCCGGACCTGATGCAGGGCGTGATCGGCACCGAACCCTGGACCTGGCGCGTGCCGGCGCTGGAGAAGTCCGCGCGTGGCGAAGCCTTCGTCCAGGCCTTCAAGACCCGCTACCAGATGTACCCCTCCAGCTCCGCCGCTTCGGCCTACAGCATCGTCCAGCAGTGGGCCGATGCCGCCAAGCGCGCCAACAGCCTCGATAGCGAAGCGCTGATCAAGGCGCTGGAGGGCCACCGCTACAGCCTGCTGAAGGGCGAGCAGCAATGGCGCGCCTTCGATCACCAGAACCTGCAGACGGTCTACGCGGTGAAAGTGAAGCCGCGCGACGAGGTGCTCAAGGACCCGCTCAAGCAGGACTACTTCGAAATCGTCGACCGCCTCGACGCCAGCACGGCGCTGCCCAGCCTCGCCGACTGGCAGGCCGAGCGCCGGGCCGGCGGCCAACCCCTGACCTTGCAATGAGATGCCATGGACTTCGAACTCAATGACGAGCAACGCCTGCTGACCGACAGTGCCCGCGCCTTTGCCACGCGGGAACTGGCGCCCCATGCCGCGGACTGGGACCGCGACCACCACTTCCCCCTGGAGGTGATCCGCCGCGCCGCCGAGCAGGGCTATCTGGCCCTCTATCTGAAGGAGGAGGATGGCGGGCTGGGGCTGTCACGGCTGTCCAGTTCATTGATCTTCGAACAGCTGGCGGCCGGTTGCGTAGCCACCACCGCCTACCTGACCATCCACAACATGGCCACCTGGATGCTCGCCAGCTTCGCCAGTGCCGAGCTCAAGGACGCCTGGCTACCGGGCCTGGCCTCCGGCCAGTTGCTCGCCTCCTACTGCCTGACCGAGCCGGATGCCGGCTCGGACGCCGCCAACCTGCGCACCCGCGCGCGGCGTGACGGCGACGATTACGTCATCGATGGCAGCAAATGCTTCATCTCCGGCGCGGGTTCGACCGATGTGCTGATCGTCATGGCGCGCACCGGCGAGGACGGCGCCAAGGGCATCTCCTGCTTCCTGGTGCCGGCCGATGCCCCTGGCGTGCGCTACGGACGCAACGAGGACAAGATGGGCTGGAAGGCGCAGCCGACCCGCACCATCACCTTCGACGGCGTGCGCATCCCCGCCAGCCACCGCATCGGCCCCGAGGGCGAAGGCTTCGTCTACGCCATGAAGGGCCTCGACGGCGGGCGTCTGAATATCGCCAGCTGCTCGCTCGGCGCGGCCCAGGCGGCGCTGCAGCAGAGCCTGCGCTACGTCGAGGAACGCAAACAGTTCGGCAAGCCCCTCAGCGAATTCCAGGCGCTGCAGTTCAAGCTCGCCGACATGCTCACCGACCTCACCGCCAGCCGGCAGATGGTGCGCCTGGCCGCGCACAAGCTCGACCGCGGCCATGGCGAGGCCAGCCTCTACTGCGCCATGGCCAAGCGCTTCGCCACCGATCACTGCTTCAGCGTCTGCAACGAAGCCCTGCAACTGCACGGCGGCTACGGCTATCTGAATGACTATCCACTGGAACGCTGGGTACGCGATGCCCGTGTACACCAGATACTGGAAGGCACCAACGAGATCATGCGGGTGATCGTCGCGCGCCGCCTGCTGCAGCAGGGCGGCATGCTCGATCGCCTGCTCTGAACCAGACAGCGCACCCGCAGGCGCCGGTGGCCGGCGATCTCGACGAGGTCGCCAACACCTGGGCTCCTACAATGAAGCCATAACGGGGAATCTCATGACTACCGCACTGGAAACCTACAAATCCGGCATCTTCGACCTGACCCACAAGCTGACCGTGGAAAAGCACGGCCATACCGCGCTGATCACCATCAACCATCCGCCGGCCAACACCTGGGACCGCGACTCGCTGATCGGCCTCAAGCAGGTGGTCGAGCACCTCAACCGTGACGACGAGGTCTACGCCCTGGTGGTGACCGGCCAGGGACCGAAGTTCTTCTCCGCCGGCGCCGACCTGAACATGTTCGCCGACGGCGACAAGGCGCGCGCCCGCGAGATGGCCCGACGCTTCGGCGAAGCCTTCGAGACCCTGCGCGATTTCCGCGGCGTGTCCATCGCCGCGATCAACGGCTACGCCATGGGCGGCGGCCTGGAATGCGCCCTGGCCTGCGACATCCGCATCGCCGAACGCCAGGCGCAGATGGCCCTGCCGGAAGCGGCCGTGGGCCTGCTGCCGTGCGCCGGCGGCACCCAGGCGCTACCCTGGCTGGTGGGTGAAGGCTGGGCCAAGCGCATGATCCTCTGCGGCGAGCGTATCGACGCCGAAACCGCCCTGCGCATCGGCCTGGTCGAGCAGGTGGTGGATACCGGCGAGGCGCGCGGCAGCGCCCTGCTGCTGGCCGCCAAGGTGGCGCGGCAGAGCCCGGTGGCGGTGCGCACCATCAAGCCGCTGATCCAGGGCGCGCGCGAGCGCGGCCCGAACACCTGGCTGCCGGAAGAGCGCGAGCGCTTCGTCGACCTGTTCGACGCCGACGATACCCGCGAGGGCGTCAACGCCTTCCTGGAAAAACGCGACCCGCAGTGGCGCAACAAATGAGTCGCGGCTCCGTAGGGTGCCGCGGGGCCGCCCAGGCCGTGCGCACCACAATCGGCAACCCAATAACCGCACGGTGGATGGATAAAGTGTCATCCGCCCTACGCTGGAAACCCCTATGAACCTGCAATTCGAAGAACGCCCCAGCCTGCATGGCTACCGCATCGGCATCGCCAGCCTGGACGCCGAGAAGAGCCTCAACGCTCTCACCCTGCCGATGATCCAGGCGCTCGATGCGCGCCTGCAAGCCTGGGCCGAAGACCCGACCATCGCCTGCGTGATGCTGCGCGGCAACGGCCCGAAAGCCTTCTGCGCCGGCGGCGACGTGGTGCAGCTGGTGCAGCGGTGCCGCGAACACCCCGGTGAGGTGCCGCCGCTGGCGCGGCGCTTCTTCGCCGACGAATACCGCCTCGACCACCGCATCCACAGCTATCCCAAACCCTTCATCTGCTGGGCCCACGGCCACGTGCTGGGCGGCGGCATGGGCCTGATGCAGGGCGCCGGCGTCCGCATCGTCACGCCGAGCAGCCGACTGGGCATGCCGGAAATCAATATCGGCCTGTATCCGGATGTCGGCGGCAGCTGGTTCCTTGCCCGTCTGCCGGGGCGTCTGGGCCTGTTTCTCGGCCTCACCGCCGCCAGCATCAACGCCCGCGATGCGCTGGACCTGAACCTGGCCGACCGCTTTCTGCGCGACGACCAGCAGGATGCCCTGCTCGAAGGCCTGGTGCAGCTGAACTGGCGCGAGCAGCCGGCCGCGCAACTGCACAGCCTGCTGCGCGCACTGGAGAACGAGGCGCGCGGCGAACTGCCGGCGGCCCAGTGGCTGCCGCGCCGCGAGCGTATCGACGAGCTGCTCGATGTCGCCGACCTGCCGGCGGCGGTTCAGGCCATCAGCGCCCTGCAGCAGGATGACGACGCCCTGCTCGCCCGCGCCGCCAAGACCCTGGCCCATGGCTGCCCGCTGACCGCGCACCTGGTCTGGCAGCAGATCCGCCGCGCGCGGCACCTGTCGCTGGCCGAGGTGTTCCGCATGGAATACGCCATGAGCCTGAATTGCTGCCGCCACCCGGACTTCCCCGAAGGCGTGCGCGCTCGCCTGATCGACAAGGACCAGACGCCGCACTGGCATTGGCCGGACGTGGCCGCGATTCCCGAGGCG
Coding sequences:
- a CDS encoding AraC family transcriptional regulator, whose amino-acid sequence is MGLRVETSNWPLPLGGQRFITPPRLRRLLVRHPLSSGCYPLAMGFYPDAAGHQMRRLQPDDHLLIYCRSGRGWLEATDGRFEVAAGDLLLLPKDVPHAYGADGQSPWTIYWVHFDGSLSEDFLRLLGAQTLRRIGVQPRLLGDFEALLGLQRQGLNALPFIHAAHRLQAMLSSLAVLPARVSLKSGRVLDIEAVQAVMRAHLHGNLNLDELAAQFKLSRFHFAKTYRALTGHAPIQDFIQLKMALACRLLDRGDIEVRQVAEQLGYEDPYYFSRLFRKVVGMAPSHYRALHQG
- a CDS encoding ABC transporter ATP-binding protein → MLSFNNVSTFYGKIQALHDVSIEVQKGEIVTLIGANGAGKSTLLMTLCGNPRATSGSIRYLGEELVGMDTPEIMRKSIAIVPEGRRVFARLTVEENLAMGGFFGDKAENQAQLDKVLHLFPRLKERFAQRAGTMSGGEQQMLAIGRALMSKPNLLLLDEPSLGLAPIIIQQIFDIIEQLRKDGVTIFLVEQNANQALKLADRGYVLENGHIVMQGSGEELLNDPKVRDAYLGG
- a CDS encoding PaaI family thioesterase — translated: MSDSIGISRERLEQALAHSTFAQLLGAELLDFAPGRVSLQVRSRPDLCQHHGYMHGAVVGFMVDSGCAWAAASMVGDVVTSEYKLNLLAPALGERLLCRAEVLKAGQRQAVCRADVFALKDGQEKLVATGLATIARV
- the livG gene encoding high-affinity branched-chain amino acid ABC transporter ATP-binding protein LivG, which encodes MSRTILEVSGLTMRFGGLLAVNEVGLNVKEKQVVSMIGPNGAGKTTVFNCLTGFYQPTSGSIRLNGESIEGLPGHKIARKGVVRTFQNVRLFKDMTAVENLLVAQHRHLNTSYLAGLFKTPGFRRSEREAMDFAAYWLEQVNLVDFANRSAGTLAYGQQRRLEIARCMMTRPSILMLDEPAAGLNPRETEDLKALIGVLRDEHNVTVLLIEHDMKLVMSISDHIYVINQGTPLADGTPDDIRNNPDVIKAYLGEA
- a CDS encoding high-affinity branched-chain amino acid ABC transporter permease LivM: MSLTTIKSLKSAIFSALLVLIISYPVLGLKLTTVGISLRVEGATAFELWCIGGAAALIFLWQLLRDRITPAWAQLPKLPSGSGQIGNFLTLPSTQRWIILAMVMVALVWPFFASRGAVDIATLILIYVMLGLGLNIVVGLAGLLDLGYVGFYAVGAYSYAILAHYFGLGFWICLPLAGMMAALFGFLLGFPVLRLRGDYLAIVTLGFGEIIRILLRNMTEYTGGPNGLSIANENKPTLFGLSFERRVPADMPTFHGFFEIAYNSQYKVIFLYLIALLLVLLTLFLVNRLLRMPIGRAWEALREDEIACRALGLNPTVIKLSAFTIGASLAGFAGSFFAARQGLVTPESFTFIESAMILAIVVLGGMGSQLGVILAAIVMVMLQEMRELSEYRMLFFGLVMIFMMIWRPQGLLPMQRPHLELKR
- a CDS encoding DUF6279 family lipoprotein; this translates as MRKSLLLLLVLSLLLGACSRIDLAYRNLDRLIPWKLGDYVALNSEQKAWLKPQLQEHLSWHCSVELPRYVDWLERSRQALSSRDSQALAGQLEAFDSAMQRIAVEITPSATELLRGLSPRQVEQLFAALDEQNAELREEFLEPPLEQQIARRAERMSERLQPWFGKLNAAQRQRVDDWAEGLGAQNRVWLDNRLAWQQALREALEARRGDDFDARMAALLQERERFYTDAYKASYQANRQAMAEMIVDLIAQADDSQLRRAQQRLSSLQADLAAQQCQAGESVASR
- a CDS encoding HDOD domain-containing protein, whose amino-acid sequence is MPTSTDTLRMALLNRFLKGEARIPQMPEAAVRIRKLLDDPRTSLEQLTRVITGDPPLAAYLMQFSNTPLLRGDRACSSLRELLSRLGTRQLADLVLGFSLQHLFTSTEPALQQAFRTRWRSARERAAHCAVLAQRTGLSLDDAMLGGLLQDIGSLPLLSELEHWPNVPRESDTLHELCDQLSGDLGALILTRWQLPSAVIESTRLFGQWQRQHDGAADLADLVLLASALQSNRSLPEPLPAQAKLGLEQPLGELRQELADELNLWKRLLA
- the ung gene encoding uracil-DNA glycosylase, giving the protein MTEDRIKLEASWKHALREEFDKPYMKELREFLRAEKAAGKEIYPPGPLIFNALNSTPLDQVKVVIIGQDPYHGPGQAHGLCFSVQPGVQTPPSLVNIYKELKRDLNLDIPAHGYLQSWADQGVLLLNTSLTVERGNAGSHAAKGWQPFTDRVIEVVSEHQPKVVFLLWGSHAQSKQRLIDPTKHLVLRSPHPSPLSAHRGFIGNGHFSRCNQFLAQNGMSPIDWRLPAL